In the Phaseolus vulgaris cultivar G19833 chromosome 7, P. vulgaris v2.0, whole genome shotgun sequence genome, one interval contains:
- the LOC137828744 gene encoding RAN GTPase-activating protein 2, producing the protein MELNSQQRSFSIKLWPPSQNTRQTLVERMTNNLTTKSLFTQKYGTLDKEEAEKNAKRIEDVAFATADLNYEKEPDGDGGSAVQLYAKECSKLLLDVLKRGPGKKEDEVVTSVHTTTPHESVFDISKGKRAFIEGDEAQELLSPLKDPGNSFTKICFSNRSFGLGAAQVAAPILTSLKDQFREVDLSDFIAGRPEAEALDVMKIFSTALEGSVLRSLNLSDNALGEKGVRAFGALLKSQKCLEELYLMNDGISKEAAQAVCELIPFTEKLKVLHFHNNMTGDEGALAIAEVVKRSPSLEDFRCSSTRIGTEGGVALSDALGNCTHLKKLDLRDNMLGTEGGISLSKALSKHTELREVYLSYLNLEDDGAIAIVDALKESAPQLEVLELSGNDITADAAPAIAACIAAKQFLSKLNLSENELKDEGANLISKAIEGHVQLKEVDISANQITRDGAQQLAVTVVQKADFKLLNIDGNFISNEGIEELTDIFKSSPDKLGPLDENDPDGGDMDEESEEGSADELESKMKNLVVD; encoded by the coding sequence ATGGAGCTGAATTCGCAGCAGAGATCATTTTCAATCAAATTATGGCCTCCTAGTCAGAACACTAGACAGACCCTTGTGGAGAGGATGACCAACAATCTGACTACTAAATCTCTTTTCACACAGAAGTATGGAACTTTGGACAAGGAAGAGGCTGAGAAGAATGCAAAGAGGATTGAGGATGTGGCTTTTGCAACAGCGGACCTAAACTATGAGAAAGAGCCAGATGGTGATGGAGGTTCTGCGGTCCAGCTTTATGCCAAAGAATGTAGTAAGCTCCTCCTTGATGTTCTCAAAAGAGGACCTGGTAAAAAGGAGGATGAAGTGGTGACATCAGTTCATACCACTACGCCTCATGAATCTGTTTTTGATATATCTAAAGGCAAACGGGCATTCATTGAAGGAGACGAGGCACAGGAACTTTTAAGTCCATTGAAGGATCCAGGGAATTCTTTCACCAAGATATGCTTTAGCAACAGAAGCTTTGGGTTAGGAGCAGCACAAGTTGCTGCGCCCATTCTCACTTCCCTCAAGGACCAGTTTAGGGAAGTAGATCTATCAGATTTCATTGCTGGAAGACCAGAAGCAGAAGCTCTTGATGTCATGAAAATATTCTCTACTGCCCTTGAAGGCAGTGTCTTGAGGTCCTTGAACCTCTCGGACAATGCATTAGGTGAAAAAGGTGTCAGAGCATTTGGAGCACTTTTGAAATCGCAGAAATGCTTGGAGGAGCTTTATCTGATGAATGATGGCATCTCAAAGGAAGCTGCTCAAGCAGTTTGTGAGTTGATTCCTTTCACAGAGAAACTCAAAGTTCttcattttcataataatatgacTGGAGATGAAGGGGCACTAGCTATAGCTGAGGTTGTGAAGCGTTCTCCTTCATTGGAGGATTTTCGTTGTTCCTCCACAAGGATAGGCACTGAGGGTGGAGTTGCCTTGTCTGATGCTTTAGGGAATTGTACCCATCTGAAGAAGCTTGATCTACGAGACAACATGTTAGGCACTGAAGGTGGGATTTCTCTTAGTAAAGCTCTTTCCAAGCACACAGAGCTAAGAGAGGTATACCTGAGCTACCTGAACTTGGAAGATGATGGTGCAATTGCTATAGTTGATGCTCTTAAGGAGTCAGCACCTCAACTTGAAGTTTTAGAGTTGAGTGGGAATGACATTACAGCTGATGCTGCTCCTGCAATTGCAGCCTGCATAGCAGCAAAGCAGTTTCTGTCTAAGTTGAACCTCTCTGAGAATGAACTCAAGGATGAAGGTGCCAACCTGATAAGTAAAGCCATAGAAGGTCATGTCCAGTTAAAGGAAGTTGATATAAGTGCCAACCAAATAACCAGGGACGGGGCTCAACAATTGGCTGTGACTGTGGTGCAAAAGGCTGATTTCAAACTTCTCAATATTGATGGGAATTTCATTTCCAATGAAGGCATTGAGGAGTTGACGGATATCTTTAAAAGTTCTCCTGACAAGCTTGGTCCATTAGACGAAAATGACCCGGATGGAGGAGACATGGATGAAGAATCTGAAGAAGGTAGTGCGGATGAACTGGAATCTAAAATGAAGAACCTTGTAGTTGATTGA
- the LOC137828747 gene encoding 2-hydroxyisoflavanone dehydratase-like, whose amino-acid sequence MASATPKEIVRELPPLIRVYSDGTVERLLGSPQVPPSLQDPQTLVSSKDIVISENPSISARLYLPKLNSHTAEKIPILVYFHGGAFCLESAFSFLHHRYINIVASEAKVVVVSVEYRLAPENPLPAAYEDSWEALKWVTSHSNNTNVEPWLINHGDFSRFYIGGDTAGANIAHNAALRVGIESGGLLGGVKITGVVLAFPLFWSSEPVLSEPVEGFEESSAMQVWRFVYPDAPHGIDNPLINPLGGGAPSLASLGCSKMLIFVAGKDDLRERGVWYCDAVMESGWEGDVELVEVEGEEHCFQIYHPQTPNSKTFITRVASFLV is encoded by the coding sequence ATGGCTTCTGCAACCCCCAAAGAGATAGTGAGAGAGCTTCCACCTCTCATCCGCGTCTACAGCGATGGAACTGTGGAACGCCTCCTAGGCTCTCCGCAGGTGCCACCCTCCCTCCAAGACCCCCAAACATTGGTTTCATCGAAAGACATAGTAATCTCCGAAAACCCCTCCATCTCGGCGCGCCTCTACCTCCCGAAACTCAACTCCCACACCGCCGAAAAGATCCCAATCCTGGTGTACTTCCACGGCGGCGCGTTCTGCCTTGAATCCGCATTCTCCTTCCTCCACCACCGCTACATCAACATCGTAGCTTCTGAAGCCAAAGTTGTGGTCGTTTCCGTGGAGTACAGGCTCGCCCCAGAGAACCCTCTTCCCGCAGCGTATGAAGATAGCTGGGAAGCTCTCAAATGGGTAACCAGTCATTCCAACAACACCAATGTTGAACCGTGGTTGATAAACCACGGTGATTTTAGCAGGTTTTACATAGGTGGTGACACTGCAGGTGCCAATATTGCACACAATGCAGCTCTTCGTGTGGGTATTGAGAGTGGGGGTTTACTTGGGGGTGTGAAAATAACGGGTGTGGTTCTTGCTTTTCCGTTGTTTTGGAGCTCTGAGCCGGTTTTGTCCGAACCAGTTGAGGGGTTTGAGGAGAGTTCGGCCATGCAGGTGTGGAGGTTTGTGTACCCTGATGCGCCACATGGCATTGACAACCCTTTGATCAATCCTTTGGGTGGTGGGGCTCCTAGCTTGGCCTCCCTAGGGTGCTCGAAGATGTTGATTTTTGTGGCGGGGAAGGATGATCTTAGGGAGCGAGGGGTTTGGTACTGTGATGCTGTTATGGAAAGTGGGTGGGAGGGTGATGTAGAACTGGTTGAAGTGGAGGGAGAGGAACATTGCTTTCAGATTTACCATCCTCAAACTCCTAATTCTAAGACCTTCATCACTCGCGTGGCTTCTTTCCTTGTTTGA
- the LOC137828746 gene encoding 2-hydroxyisoflavanone dehydratase-like: MASTNPKEIVAELPTYIRVFSDGTVERPRESPFVPPSINDPLTGVSSKDIVISQTPSVSARIYLPKLIPTNDQDHPQNFPILVYFHGGGFFFESAFSQLYHRYFNTFVSQTNVIVVSVEYRRAPEHPLPACYHDCWDALKWVASHSTQNNATNEDPWLISHGNLQRVFIGGDSAGGNIVHNVAMRAGTEPLPCDVKIVGAIFSHPYFCSSNPIGSEVVKGGHEQSLAYLVWGFVYPSAPGGIDNPMVNPLAPAAPSLDGLGCSKILVCVASDDKLRDRGVWYCEGVRKSGWHGELELFEEKGEDHVYHIFHPESENAMKLTQRLRLFLQ; this comes from the coding sequence ATGGCTTCCACAAACCCAAAAGAGATCGTTGCAGAGTTACCTACCTATATCAGAGTCTTCAGTGACGGCACCGTGGAAAGGCCAAGAGAATCACCCTTTGTGCCACCTTCAATCAATGACCCTCTAACAGGAGTCTCATCCAAAGACATTGTCATCTCACAAACCCCCTCTGTTTCAGCTCGAATTTACCTTCCGAAACTAATCCCAACCAATGACCAAGACCATCCTCAGAATTTTCCCATCTTGGTCTACTTTCATGGTGGTGGATTCTTCTTCGAATCCGCTTTCTCGCAACTCTACCACCGCTACTTCAACACCTTCGTCTCCCAGACAAACGTCATAGTGGTTTCCGTGGAGTACAGGCGCGCCCCGGAGCATCCTCTCCCTGCATGTTACCACGACTGCTGGGACGCTCTCAAATGGGTTGCATCCCATTCCACTCAAAACAACGCCACCAATGAAGATCCATGGCTGATTTCCCACGGCAATTTACAAAGAGTTTTCATTGGGGGTGACAGTGCGGGTGGGAACATAGTCCACAACGTTGCCATGCGTGCCGGGACTGAACCCTTACCTTGTGATGTTAAAATAGTAGGAGCTATTTTCTCCCATCCCTACTTCTGCAGTTCGAACCCAATTGGATCGGAAGTTGTTAAAGGAGGGCACGAACAGAGTTTAGCCTATTTAGTTTGGGGCTTTGTTTACCCCTCTGCGCCAGGTGGCATTGATAACCCCATGGTCAACCCCTTGGCTCCTGCGGCACCAAGCTTGGATGGACTGGGGTGTTCCAAGATTTTGGTGTGTGTTGCTAGCGATGATAAGCTTAGGGATAGAGGAGTTTGGTACTGCGAGGGTGTGAGGAAGAGTGGGTGGCATGGGGAATTGGAACTGTTTGAGGAGAAAGGTGAGGATCATGTTTATCATATCTTCCATCCAGAATCTGAGAATGCAATGAAGTTGACCCAACGCCTGCGTTTGTTTCTGCAATGA
- the LOC137828745 gene encoding 2-hydroxyisoflavanone dehydratase-like, which produces MPRVPIQPFTLTFLQFQLKMASNASAKQVVTEIPGWIRVFSDGTVERPRDFPIVPPTLRDSNTGVCSKDIAISNNPPEPISARIYLPNITDSQTQKLPIYVYFHGGAFFFESTFSKLYDDHLRKLASDAKVLVVSVEYRLAPAHPLPAGYDDCWEALKWVASHSDSAKYPTHNTEPWLIHHADFNRLFIGGDSAGANIVHNILAFRFGPQPLPGDVKILGAVLAHPYFYSSEPVGSEPVTVLDQNLYNQVWNLAYPSVPGGLDHPFINPLAPQAPDLAQLACSRIFVCVAEKDGLCERGVWYYEAVKKSGWQGQIQLFHQKDEDHIYHLLKPSLNQDTRNANKLINLMASFLVN; this is translated from the coding sequence ATGCCAAGGGTTCCAATCCAACCATTCACACTAACCTTTCTTCAATTTCAGTTAAAAATGGCTTCCAATGCCAGTGCCAAACAAGTCGTTACAGAGATACCCGGGTGGATCCGCGTCTTCAGTGACGGCACCGTGGAGCGTCCGCGCGATTTTCCGATCGTGCCACCCACGCTCCGGGACTCTAACACAGGAGTTTGCTCCAAAGACATTGCAATCTCCAACAACCCTCCAGAACCAATTTCGGCACGCATTTACCTCCCAAACATCACCGATTCCCAGACTCAGAAGCTTCCCATCTACGTCTATTTTCACGGGGGTGCCTTCTTCTTCGAATCCACCTTCTCCAAACTTTACGACGACCATTTGCGGAAGTTGGCTTCCGACGCAAAAGTTCTGGTAGTTTCCGTGGAATACAGACTTGCCCCGGCGCACCCTCTCCCTGCAGGTTACGATGATTGTTGGGAGGCTCTCAAATGGGTTGCATCACATTCAGACTCCGCCAAATACCCCACTCACAACACTGAGCCATGGCTCATTCACCACGCTGACTTCAACAGACTATTCATAGGAGGAGACAGTGCTGGTGCCAATATCGTCCACAACATTCTTGCCTTTCGTTTTGGGCCTCAGCCCTTGCCCGGAGACGTTAAAATACTGGGCGCTGTTTTGGCCCATCCCTACTTTTATTCCTCAGAGCCCGTTGGGTCTGAGCCCGTTACCGTACTTGACCAGAACTTGTACAATCAGGTTTGGAACTTGGCCTACCCATCTGTACCCGGTGGGCTCGATCATCCCTTCATTAACCCTCTGGCTCCTCAGGCTCCCGACCTGGCTCAGCTTGCTTGTTCTAGAATCTTCGTCTGTGTTGCTGAAAAGGACGGGTTGTGCGAGAGAGGGGTTTGGTACTATGAGGCTGTGAAGAAGAGTGGGTGGCAAGGCCAAATCCAACTCTTTCACCAGAAAGATGAAGACCATATTTACCATCTCCTCAAACCTTCCCTCAATCAAGACACTCGTAACGCTAACAAATTGATCAACCTCATGGCTTCTTTTCTGGTCAATTAG